One Malania oleifera isolate guangnan ecotype guangnan chromosome 10, ASM2987363v1, whole genome shotgun sequence genomic region harbors:
- the LOC131165682 gene encoding probable protein phosphatase 2C 25: MAGAVALANSPVFSPRVPPIFCKTPSSPSPELVKSPTASFLFSSPPPSPLTLRLQKQLTGLRDRTQEASASPSAASVSSTILKRKRPAKINVPIAPLSLLAVETPAVVDALDEMEAAGDGYSVYCKRGRRAVMEDRYSAVVNIHGDSKQAFFGVFDGHGGEKAAEFAAKNLDRNIMEEVTRCEEKIEDAIKSGYLTTDAEFLKGDLVGGTCCVTALIHKGDLVVSNAGDCRAVMSQGGVAEAVTSDHRPSREDERDRIENLGGYVDCCRGVWRIQGSLAVSRGIGDPHLKKWVIAEPDTKIIKISSECEFIILASDGLWDKVMNQEAVDMVRSLCIGVDKPEPLSACKNLAELSVSRGSADDVTVMVIQLDGFVL, translated from the exons ATGGCCGGAGCAGTCGCCCTGGCGAACTCTCCCGTATTCTCGCCTAGGGTTCCTCCCATCTTCTGCAAAACCCCGTCTTCACCCTCTCCCGAACTCGTAAAATCTCCTACTGCTTCGTTTTTGTTTTCGTCTCCTCCTCCTTCGCCCCTGACGCTGCGGCTCCAGAAGCAGCTCACCGGCCTCAGGGACCGCACGCAGGAAGCCTCGGCCTCGCCGTCGGCGGCTTCGGTTTCTTCGACTATTTTGAAGCGGAAGAGACCTGCTAAGATTAATGTTCCGATTGCTCCGTTGAGTCTGTTGGCCGTCGAGACCCCGGCGGTCGTGGACGCGTTGGACGAGATGGAGGCCGCAGGCGACGGCTATTCTGTGTATTGTAAGAGAGGACGGAGGGCCGTCATGGAGGATCGGTACTCTGCTGTTGTTAATATTCACGGGGATTCTAAGCAG GCATTCTTTGGTGTTTTTGATGGGCATGGGGGTGAGAAAGCTGCAGAATTTGCTGCAAAAAACTTGGACAGAAACATTATGGAGGAAGTGACAAGATGTGAAGAGAAAATTGAGGATGCAATTAAAAGTGGCTATTTAACCACAGATGCAGAGTTTCTGAAGGGGGATTTGGTTGGTGGTACATGCTGTGTTACAGCATTGATACATAAAGGTGATCTTGTGGTCTCAAATGCAGGCGATTGTAGGGCTGTGATGAGCCAGGGAGGTGTTGCTGAGGCCGTCACCTCCGATCACCGGCCTTCAAGGGAAGATGAGCGAGACAGGATTGAAAACCTG GGTGGTTATGTGGATTGCTGTCGTGGTGTTTGGAGAATACAAGGGTCTCTTGCTGTATCAAGGGGCATTGGGGACCCACATCTTAAAAAATGGGTGATAGCAGAACCAGATACTAAAATCATCAAGATTAGTTCCGAATGCGAGTTTATAATCCTTGCTTCTGATGGTCTATGGGACAAG GTCATGAATCAGGAAGCAGTAGACATGGTTCGCTCATTATGTATAGGTGTTGATAAGCCGGAGCCACTTTCTGCTTGTAAAAACCTTGCAGAACTGTCTGTGAGTAGAGGCTCAGCTGATGACGTGACCGTGATGGTAATCCAATTAGATG